One window from the genome of Bacillus weihaiensis encodes:
- the pdxA gene encoding 4-hydroxythreonine-4-phosphate dehydrogenase PdxA, translating to MANKPVVGITMGDGAGIGPEIILKSLAHEEIYDSCHPFVIGDRKILERAKSYVKSELEIQSISVTELERMSYKYGTVFCLDLDLLPATLPIGKVSAEAGHAAYEYLRTGIELANKKQIDVICTAPLNKEALHKGGHLYPGHTEILADLTNTKDFSMMLSAPNLNVIHVTTHVGIIDAVKLINPDRVYHVLKLAHETLEKAGCPHPKIAVCGINPHAGENGLFGYGEEEEKVVPAVEKALREGMDVKGPLPADTLFFRAVRGDFDIVVAMYHDQGHGPVKVLGLDTGVNITVGLPIIRTSVDHGTAFDIAGKGMADEKSLLEAIKKGVELAPKK from the coding sequence ATGGCAAATAAGCCAGTAGTCGGAATAACAATGGGAGATGGCGCAGGAATTGGTCCTGAAATCATTTTGAAAAGTCTCGCTCATGAAGAAATTTATGATAGCTGTCATCCATTCGTTATTGGAGATAGAAAGATTCTAGAACGGGCAAAGAGTTATGTGAAAAGTGAACTAGAGATTCAATCCATTTCAGTTACCGAACTTGAAAGAATGTCGTACAAATATGGAACGGTTTTTTGCTTAGATTTAGATTTGCTTCCAGCTACTCTACCGATCGGGAAAGTATCTGCAGAAGCAGGTCATGCTGCCTATGAATATTTACGAACTGGAATAGAGTTAGCCAATAAAAAGCAAATTGATGTGATTTGTACAGCACCACTAAACAAAGAAGCCCTACATAAAGGTGGTCATCTATATCCAGGTCACACAGAAATTTTAGCAGATTTAACTAATACGAAGGATTTCTCCATGATGTTATCAGCACCAAACTTGAATGTGATTCATGTTACAACCCATGTGGGGATTATAGATGCAGTAAAGTTAATCAATCCAGACCGAGTGTATCATGTACTAAAGCTTGCCCACGAGACACTTGAGAAAGCAGGTTGTCCTCATCCTAAAATCGCGGTTTGTGGTATTAATCCACATGCTGGAGAAAATGGGTTATTTGGTTATGGGGAAGAAGAGGAAAAAGTAGTTCCTGCTGTGGAAAAAGCTCTACGTGAAGGAATGGATGTCAAGGGTCCGCTGCCGGCTGATACATTATTTTTCCGAGCAGTCCGTGGGGATTTTGACATTGTTGTTGCTATGTACCATGACCAAGGGCACGGACCAGTTAAAGTACTTGGGCTCGATACAGGTGTCAATATTACAGTAGGCCTTCCGATTATTAGAACAAGTGTAGATCATGGCACGGCGTTTGATATTGCAGGAAAAGGGATGGCGGATGAAAAAAGTCTACTTGAAGCGATAAAAAAAGGAGTGGAGCTCGCTCCAAAAAAATAA
- a CDS encoding four-carbon acid sugar kinase family protein: protein MDKRIGIIADDLTGANDSGVQLAKKGFSTTVMIDINGLVQSTVGEGTEVLVIDSDSRAMDPCKACERTAMAASFLLEEKYTYLYKKVDSTLRGNIAAELKEAVAIYQPEIVVFAPAFPQLNRTTKNGNHFVHNVLLHETEFAHDPKTPVATSSIPDLLQSEVDEELFLLNIAAIRSSHEEGINTIKKALLASRWFICDAETEADLVKIVRLFANFSERILWSGSGGLIDYIPEVLGLSPGKKNGYEQHEINKILTVSGSLSQNTQQQIKRLRTEEDCAVIELNPVELLTKTFTSTDILEKLNGRKEKHLVLYLDNSGENRREAKLTGAMLGYDHHQVSERLSGELGLIVASIIEKEEEINGFILTGGDTAKSVCSALGVTTLSLISEIEPGLPFGKINTGERTFWTVTKAGGFGNEDALVSALKFMTREGDQDGK, encoded by the coding sequence TTGGATAAGAGAATTGGAATCATAGCTGATGATTTGACAGGGGCCAATGATTCAGGCGTTCAATTAGCAAAAAAAGGATTTTCTACAACAGTCATGATAGACATAAATGGGCTAGTTCAGTCGACTGTGGGAGAAGGTACCGAGGTCCTTGTTATTGATAGTGATAGCCGGGCGATGGATCCGTGTAAAGCGTGTGAAAGAACGGCTATGGCAGCTTCTTTTTTACTAGAAGAAAAATATACCTATCTTTATAAAAAAGTAGATTCTACACTCAGAGGAAATATAGCAGCTGAATTAAAAGAAGCTGTTGCTATTTATCAACCAGAAATTGTCGTTTTTGCCCCGGCATTTCCTCAGCTAAATCGAACAACTAAAAACGGAAATCATTTTGTACATAACGTACTACTACACGAAACAGAATTTGCTCATGATCCTAAAACACCAGTGGCGACAAGTTCTATCCCAGATCTTTTGCAGTCAGAGGTAGATGAAGAGCTGTTTCTTTTAAATATTGCGGCAATTCGTAGTTCGCATGAAGAGGGAATTAATACGATTAAGAAAGCTCTATTGGCAAGTCGGTGGTTTATATGTGATGCTGAAACAGAAGCGGACCTTGTTAAAATTGTTAGGCTGTTCGCAAATTTTAGTGAACGTATTCTTTGGTCTGGGTCAGGTGGATTAATTGACTATATCCCCGAAGTGTTAGGACTATCTCCAGGGAAAAAGAATGGATATGAACAGCATGAAATAAATAAGATTTTAACAGTATCAGGAAGCCTATCCCAAAACACACAACAACAGATTAAGAGACTACGAACAGAAGAGGATTGTGCTGTTATTGAACTCAATCCAGTTGAATTACTAACCAAGACATTTACTAGTACAGATATACTAGAAAAGCTAAATGGTAGGAAAGAGAAGCATCTTGTCCTCTATTTGGACAATTCAGGTGAAAATCGACGTGAAGCAAAACTTACAGGAGCTATGCTTGGATATGATCATCATCAGGTGAGTGAAAGACTTTCAGGTGAACTGGGACTCATCGTCGCTTCAATTATAGAAAAGGAAGAAGAGATAAATGGATTCATCTTAACAGGAGGAGACACAGCTAAATCTGTGTGCTCCGCTTTAGGAGTAACAACCCTATCGCTCATTTCAGAGATTGAGCCTGGCTTACCATTTGGGAAGATAAACACAGGAGAGCGGACGTTCTGGACAGTAACGAAAGCAGGAGGATTTGGAAACGAAGATGCTCTAGTGTCTGCTTTGAAATTCATGACAAGAGAGGGTGATCAGGATGGCAAATAA
- the larE gene encoding ATP-dependent sacrificial sulfur transferase LarE produces the protein MIENKYGRLQEILKEMRTVVIAFSGGVDSTFLLKAALDTLGRENVLAVTADSETYPFEELQEAIKLAEALGARHEVIQTSELAILGYAENTSNRCYFCKKSLFEHLIPIMHENQYKNVIFGLIADDLGEHRPGTKAAKEYNVRGPLQEANLYKAEIRELSQQMGLPTWDKPSFACLSSRIAYGEQITIEKLRRIDQSEQAVRAFGIRQVRVRNHGEIARIEVEPADFKRLLENHEEIVHILKGNGYTYVTLDMSGYKSGSMNKLLKDSVKQVERV, from the coding sequence ATGATTGAAAATAAATATGGAAGATTACAAGAAATCTTGAAAGAAATGAGAACTGTAGTCATTGCCTTTTCAGGTGGAGTTGATAGTACATTTTTGTTAAAAGCAGCACTTGATACACTTGGTAGAGAAAATGTGTTGGCAGTTACTGCGGATAGTGAGACATATCCATTTGAAGAGCTTCAGGAAGCGATAAAGCTTGCTGAAGCTCTCGGAGCGCGTCATGAAGTTATCCAAACGTCCGAGCTCGCCATTTTAGGATATGCCGAGAATACTTCTAACCGTTGCTACTTCTGTAAGAAAAGCTTGTTTGAGCATTTAATTCCAATCATGCATGAGAATCAATATAAAAATGTCATCTTCGGATTGATTGCTGATGACCTTGGTGAGCATCGACCCGGAACAAAAGCGGCAAAGGAATATAACGTGCGAGGTCCTCTTCAGGAAGCAAATCTATATAAAGCTGAGATACGAGAGCTCTCGCAGCAAATGGGCCTACCCACATGGGATAAGCCATCATTTGCCTGTCTTTCTTCAAGAATTGCATACGGTGAGCAAATCACTATTGAAAAACTAAGAAGAATTGATCAATCAGAGCAAGCAGTAAGAGCCTTTGGAATTCGTCAAGTTCGAGTACGGAATCATGGAGAGATTGCTAGAATTGAAGTAGAACCGGCTGACTTCAAAAGATTACTTGAGAATCATGAAGAAATCGTACACATCTTAAAGGGGAATGGATATACGTATGTAACACTAGATATGTCAGGATACAAAAGTGGAAGTATGAATAAACTGCTTAAAGACAGTGTAAAGCAGGTAGAGAGAGTGTAG
- the larA gene encoding nickel-dependent lactate racemase encodes METTLLYGKTGLSLTLPDNTFVVEPNNLSRVENDMEALKDALNNPIGTPPLREMVKSTDKVAIAISDITRPTPNHKLVPALLDELKHVPLENFVIINGTGTHRDQTREEFIQMLGEWVVNHIRIINNQCHEKETHVNVGKSKFGCDVYLNKEYVEADFRIVTGFIEPHFFAGFSGGPKGIMPGIAGIETIMTFHNARMIGDARSTWGNMNENPVQDMTREVNRMCKPHFMLNVTLNREKEITSVFAGELYEAHDKGCEFVKEHAMIRCEERFDVVITSNSGYPLDQNLYQAVKGMSAAHKIVKKGGTIIVASECSDGLPDHGNYSKIFEFADSPQALLDLIEDPEFKMFDQWQVQKQAVTQVWADIHVYSKLTDEQVRSTMLKPTHNIEKTLEELKQVYGENMTIAVLPLGPLTIPYVEE; translated from the coding sequence ATGGAAACAACATTATTATATGGAAAAACAGGATTATCTCTTACTCTACCAGATAACACATTTGTAGTAGAGCCTAATAACCTATCTAGAGTGGAAAATGATATGGAGGCGTTAAAGGATGCATTGAACAATCCAATAGGCACTCCACCTTTACGAGAAATGGTGAAATCGACAGATAAGGTTGCGATCGCGATTAGTGATATTACAAGGCCAACACCGAATCACAAATTAGTTCCCGCTCTCCTTGATGAGTTAAAGCATGTACCGCTTGAAAATTTTGTTATTATCAACGGTACTGGAACACATCGTGATCAAACGAGAGAAGAATTTATCCAAATGCTTGGTGAGTGGGTAGTGAATCATATTCGAATTATTAATAACCAGTGCCATGAGAAAGAGACACATGTGAATGTAGGAAAAAGCAAATTTGGCTGTGATGTTTATTTGAATAAAGAATACGTGGAAGCTGATTTTCGAATTGTCACTGGATTTATTGAACCGCATTTCTTTGCGGGATTCTCCGGTGGCCCAAAAGGTATTATGCCAGGAATAGCTGGAATTGAAACGATTATGACATTCCATAATGCTCGGATGATTGGTGATGCTCGTTCTACTTGGGGTAATATGAACGAAAATCCGGTTCAAGATATGACAAGGGAAGTTAATCGGATGTGCAAACCTCATTTTATGCTAAATGTAACGTTGAATCGTGAGAAAGAAATCACCTCTGTATTTGCTGGGGAATTGTATGAGGCACATGATAAAGGCTGTGAATTCGTGAAGGAACATGCAATGATTCGCTGTGAAGAACGCTTTGATGTTGTTATCACCTCTAATTCTGGGTATCCACTTGACCAGAATCTCTACCAGGCTGTAAAAGGGATGAGTGCTGCTCATAAGATTGTGAAGAAGGGTGGAACGATTATTGTCGCTTCAGAATGCTCGGATGGTTTACCTGATCATGGAAACTATTCAAAAATCTTTGAGTTTGCTGATAGCCCGCAGGCATTACTAGATTTGATAGAAGACCCTGAATTTAAAATGTTTGACCAATGGCAGGTTCAAAAACAGGCCGTTACCCAGGTTTGGGCTGATATTCATGTTTACTCAAAGCTAACAGACGAACAAGTTCGTTCGACAATGCTCAAGCCTACGCACAATATAGAAAAAACGCTTGAAGAGCTAAAACAAGTGTATGGGGAAAATATGACCATTGCTGTCTTACCTCTAGGACCCTTAACAATCCCTTATGTAGAGGAGTAG
- a CDS encoding 2-keto-3-deoxygluconate permease — protein MKIKQSIEKIPGGLMVVPLMLGAALNTIDQMHLPFIMEGLKSLGVSPTADGHYEFLRIGGFSQQLFKDGALVLIALFLFCAGSQMNFRVGGTALKKGVLLTSSKYLTGLAIGLLFGYLFDPMSGLFGLSTVAIIAAMTNGNGGMFAALTSQYGNRSDVGAVAVLSLNDGPFFTLMSLGLLGSQFPIISFIAVLLPILIGMLLGNLDSDIREFLKPGEILPVPFFAFALGAGMNFATFFNLEVLAAGLTLGFLTTGLTALTGILVFKAFREKSFIAPVSEASTAGNAVGTPAAIAAAAAVAANAGMMTEAEAAAYAGIVNIATAQISISTLTTAILCPIVVILVDKWQRKRGIDGKQEQGNSTFVETGEESIAK, from the coding sequence ATGAAAATTAAACAATCAATTGAAAAAATCCCAGGTGGTCTTATGGTTGTCCCACTTATGTTAGGTGCAGCCCTCAACACGATTGACCAAATGCATCTTCCGTTTATAATGGAAGGCTTGAAGTCACTAGGGGTGTCTCCAACAGCGGATGGGCATTATGAATTCTTAAGAATTGGGGGTTTTTCTCAACAATTATTTAAAGATGGTGCACTTGTGTTAATTGCATTGTTCCTATTCTGTGCAGGTAGCCAAATGAACTTCCGCGTAGGAGGTACCGCCTTGAAAAAAGGTGTTCTTCTTACTTCTTCAAAATATTTAACTGGTTTAGCTATAGGACTTTTATTCGGATATCTTTTTGATCCAATGTCAGGACTATTCGGTTTATCTACTGTCGCAATCATTGCGGCCATGACAAACGGTAATGGTGGTATGTTTGCAGCACTAACTAGTCAATATGGCAACCGATCTGATGTAGGGGCTGTAGCCGTTCTTTCCTTAAATGATGGCCCGTTTTTTACTCTCATGTCTTTAGGTTTACTAGGATCTCAATTTCCAATTATCTCGTTTATTGCCGTCTTACTTCCAATCTTAATAGGGATGCTATTAGGTAATCTTGATTCTGATATTCGTGAGTTTTTAAAGCCTGGTGAGATTCTCCCGGTTCCATTTTTCGCTTTTGCATTAGGAGCGGGTATGAACTTCGCTACATTCTTTAACTTAGAAGTATTAGCTGCAGGGCTAACACTTGGCTTTTTGACAACAGGTTTAACAGCGCTTACAGGAATTCTCGTCTTTAAGGCGTTTAGAGAAAAAAGCTTTATTGCTCCAGTTTCAGAAGCATCTACTGCTGGAAACGCAGTTGGTACACCAGCCGCAATAGCCGCAGCTGCTGCAGTTGCAGCAAACGCTGGAATGATGACAGAGGCCGAAGCAGCGGCCTATGCAGGAATCGTCAACATTGCAACAGCGCAAATCTCCATTTCAACCTTGACGACAGCTATTCTTTGTCCGATTGTTGTCATCCTTGTTGATAAGTGGCAAAGGAAAAGGGGAATTGACGGGAAACAAGAGCAGGGCAATTCTACTTTCGTGGAAACTGGTGAGGAATCTATTGCTAAATAA
- a CDS encoding glycerate kinase, with the protein MKILLAPDSFKGSLSAVGVALAMERGIKKAFPNSETICMPIGDGGEGTLETLITATNGITKQIKVTGPLGHEIMSEYGVLGDGKTCIIEMAKASGLALVDEKDLNPLKTTTYGTGELIRQALDDGYTSFILALGGSATNDGGVGMLQALGLKVVDVRGEEIGYGGGELAKVHRIDATKFDPRIQTSTFLIASDVENPFVGPNGASHVFGPQKGATMDMVRTLDANLSHWGDCVENATGSRIHDVKGAGAAGGIGGAFQVFFPSEMRRGIDVVIDHIGFHKAIDGADLVITGEGQVDDQTASGKTPMGVAQAAQSYGIPTIILAGSIGKGIEVLHRYGVVSVNSIINRPMTLHEAMENAGELIEFSTEQVVRSYFCNHEFQKRKVVLNNEN; encoded by the coding sequence ATGAAGATTCTACTTGCACCTGACTCATTTAAAGGTAGTTTAAGTGCAGTTGGGGTCGCACTAGCGATGGAAAGGGGAATTAAAAAAGCGTTTCCTAATTCGGAAACAATTTGTATGCCAATCGGTGATGGTGGTGAAGGTACACTTGAAACATTGATTACGGCTACAAATGGTATAACGAAGCAAATAAAAGTAACTGGACCCTTAGGACATGAAATTATGTCTGAATATGGAGTCCTTGGTGATGGTAAGACCTGTATTATCGAAATGGCAAAAGCCTCTGGACTTGCACTTGTTGATGAGAAGGATTTGAATCCACTAAAAACAACGACCTATGGCACAGGAGAACTAATCCGCCAGGCGTTAGATGATGGCTATACCTCTTTTATCTTAGCATTAGGTGGTTCTGCAACAAATGATGGTGGAGTTGGAATGCTACAGGCACTTGGTTTAAAAGTGGTAGATGTGAGAGGGGAAGAGATTGGTTATGGTGGGGGCGAACTTGCAAAGGTCCACAGGATAGACGCAACTAAGTTTGACCCTCGTATCCAGACTTCAACGTTTTTAATCGCTTCTGATGTAGAGAATCCATTCGTTGGACCTAATGGTGCTTCGCATGTATTCGGGCCTCAAAAAGGAGCAACTATGGATATGGTTAGAACACTTGATGCCAACTTGTCCCACTGGGGAGATTGTGTGGAAAACGCAACAGGTAGTAGAATCCATGACGTAAAAGGAGCAGGGGCTGCTGGTGGTATTGGCGGTGCATTCCAAGTTTTCTTTCCTTCAGAAATGAGAAGAGGGATAGATGTTGTCATTGACCATATTGGATTTCATAAGGCAATTGACGGAGCAGATTTAGTTATTACAGGAGAAGGTCAAGTTGATGATCAAACCGCTTCAGGCAAAACGCCAATGGGGGTTGCACAGGCTGCCCAATCCTATGGAATCCCAACGATTATTCTTGCGGGGTCTATTGGAAAAGGAATTGAGGTTCTTCATCGTTATGGTGTGGTAAGTGTGAATAGTATTATTAATCGGCCGATGACATTACATGAAGCAATGGAAAATGCCGGTGAACTCATTGAATTTTCTACGGAACAAGTTGTTCGTTCTTATTTTTGTAACCATGAATTTCAAAAACGAAAGGTGGTTCTAAATAATGAAAATTAA
- a CDS encoding CdaR family transcriptional regulator — MLTKEIAQTIVNETSNKLNRNINIMNDTGIIIASTDPKRISDIHEGAQEVVKTRQPLTISADNKHGWRGSHQGINLPIEFQEEIVGVIGITGNPEEVKDFAGIVKMITELMIKQKFIANQLEWQQRTKEMIIEELLKEAPSYKNVDRGLHLLETTLNGPFTIHVVQLFDRSISNQTILQLTERMIGDGHGFSCFININRLFFVFSGISEAEVDKKRMLIYKELKKKKLAFKLAFSTPFTLLEDFKHSYTSCELALKISSADEDFISFADIEAEALIHLIDPAWTQKFSDRVMNKSVKKYSHTLGTFFNKNLNIQHTADELFIHRNTLIYRLTKIHEETGYDPKNFKDALTLQLALWCSK; from the coding sequence ATGTTAACAAAAGAAATAGCCCAGACCATTGTCAATGAAACCTCAAATAAATTAAATCGAAATATCAATATCATGAATGATACAGGTATCATCATTGCTTCTACTGATCCAAAAAGAATTAGCGATATTCACGAAGGTGCCCAGGAAGTAGTAAAAACCCGTCAACCCCTTACAATTTCAGCTGATAACAAACATGGTTGGCGCGGTTCTCATCAAGGAATTAATCTACCAATTGAATTTCAGGAAGAAATTGTAGGAGTTATTGGGATTACAGGAAATCCAGAAGAAGTAAAAGACTTTGCCGGGATTGTCAAAATGATTACAGAGCTTATGATTAAGCAAAAATTTATTGCTAATCAGTTAGAGTGGCAGCAACGGACGAAGGAAATGATTATTGAGGAATTATTAAAGGAAGCTCCTTCTTATAAAAATGTAGACCGTGGTCTACATTTACTTGAAACAACACTTAATGGACCGTTTACCATTCATGTTGTTCAGCTATTCGACAGATCCATTTCCAATCAAACAATTCTTCAACTAACAGAAAGAATGATCGGTGATGGCCATGGATTTTCATGTTTTATAAACATCAATCGACTTTTCTTTGTTTTTTCAGGAATTTCAGAGGCTGAGGTCGATAAAAAACGCATGCTAATTTATAAGGAATTAAAGAAGAAAAAGTTAGCATTTAAACTAGCGTTTAGCACCCCTTTTACACTCCTTGAAGATTTCAAGCATTCGTACACTAGCTGTGAACTTGCCTTGAAGATTAGCTCCGCTGATGAAGATTTTATATCATTTGCAGACATTGAGGCAGAAGCACTCATTCATCTAATTGATCCAGCATGGACCCAAAAATTCTCAGACCGGGTCATGAACAAAAGCGTAAAAAAATACTCCCATACACTAGGAACTTTTTTCAATAAGAACTTAAACATTCAGCATACAGCAGATGAACTCTTTATCCACCGTAACACTTTAATTTACAGATTAACAAAAATACATGAAGAAACAGGCTACGATCCGAAAAACTTTAAAGATGCCCTTACTCTTCAGCTTGCTCTATGGTGTTCAAAGTAA
- a CDS encoding urease accessory protein UreH has protein sequence MTISFLSVLFLGLLMGIKHSLEPDHVIAVATVAGKGKKLWISTLTGVFWGIGHTLTLFIVGIAIILLKGGISAEWAMSLEFLVGIMLVYFGVKSILTKKEQLQDTQLHQHSYVKSTFIGFIHGLAGSAAMVLLTISTVNSVWESIIYILVFGVGTILGMMFFTTIIGLPFVYSRKNIGVSRSLTMLTGAVSFGFGLYYMYNLGVNEGLFTIWLK, from the coding sequence ATGACAATTAGTTTTCTTTCTGTTTTATTCCTTGGGTTGTTGATGGGAATTAAACATTCATTAGAGCCGGACCATGTCATTGCGGTTGCAACTGTTGCAGGAAAGGGTAAAAAGCTGTGGATTTCTACATTAACAGGAGTTTTTTGGGGGATAGGCCATACATTGACACTCTTTATAGTAGGAATTGCTATTATTCTCTTAAAAGGTGGTATATCTGCCGAGTGGGCAATGTCATTAGAATTCCTTGTAGGAATAATGCTAGTCTATTTTGGTGTAAAAAGCATTCTGACTAAAAAAGAACAGCTACAAGATACACAGCTCCATCAACATTCGTATGTAAAATCAACATTTATCGGGTTTATTCATGGTCTTGCCGGTAGTGCAGCAATGGTTTTATTAACAATATCAACCGTGAACTCTGTTTGGGAAAGTATCATTTATATTTTAGTTTTTGGTGTAGGAACCATTCTAGGAATGATGTTCTTTACAACGATTATTGGACTTCCTTTTGTATACAGCCGAAAAAACATAGGAGTAAGCCGTTCACTAACAATGCTCACCGGGGCAGTGAGCTTTGGATTTGGTCTTTATTATATGTACAATTTAGGAGTGAATGAGGGTTTATTTACGATATGGTTAAAATGA
- the larC gene encoding nickel insertion protein, translating to MISHPPNEEHIDDEMLKVEVNLDDISGEWLGYVMDLLFESGANDVFYTPIYMKKNRPGVLLQLLCHRDKLTAMREILVKETTTLGIRYYPLTVFRAERRFTQVQTEWGPITVKEGIYDGQVIQRSPEFEECKKIADAHQLPLKKVYEQVWKLIE from the coding sequence ATGATTTCTCATCCACCTAATGAGGAGCATATTGATGATGAAATGCTTAAGGTTGAAGTGAATCTTGATGATATATCAGGAGAATGGCTTGGTTATGTCATGGATTTACTCTTCGAATCCGGTGCTAATGATGTATTTTATACGCCTATTTATATGAAAAAAAATAGACCTGGTGTCCTACTTCAGTTACTTTGTCACCGCGATAAGCTTACAGCTATGAGAGAAATATTAGTAAAAGAAACAACTACACTTGGAATAAGATATTATCCGTTGACTGTGTTTAGAGCCGAGAGAAGGTTCACACAGGTCCAAACGGAATGGGGGCCTATAACCGTTAAGGAAGGGATCTATGATGGTCAAGTAATTCAAAGATCTCCAGAATTTGAAGAGTGCAAAAAAATTGCGGATGCCCATCAGCTTCCATTAAAAAAAGTGTACGAGCAGGTTTGGAAGCTCATAGAATAG
- a CDS encoding LarC family nickel insertion protein: MKTLYLDCFSGISGDMMIGALLDIGGDPEWLKSELKKLQIDEEYELQWEKVVKNGITSTKFDVLLKDDHHHEHNHDHGHDHYHGHNHDHEHDHNHNHNHEHSHDHGHDHNHAHDHNHAHDHNHEHDHHHTHHHHHRTYKDIVKLIESADFSSEVTETALQIFKKIGEAEGHIHGVPLDKVHFHEVGAVDSIIDIVGTAILIHQLEIKKVISSSIPVGTGRIRIDHGIYPVPAPATLEMLKGVPIEQSDVRFELTTPTGAAIVAVLTEEFSTLPSMEVKAIGYGAGTKTFKDHPNVLRVVIGE, from the coding sequence ATGAAAACTCTTTATCTAGATTGTTTCTCAGGAATTAGCGGTGATATGATGATTGGTGCTCTTCTCGATATAGGTGGAGATCCAGAGTGGCTAAAAAGTGAATTAAAAAAACTCCAAATCGATGAAGAATATGAGCTTCAATGGGAGAAAGTTGTAAAGAACGGGATTACTAGTACAAAATTCGATGTGCTATTGAAAGATGATCACCACCATGAGCATAATCACGACCATGGCCACGACCACTACCATGGGCATAATCACGACCATGAGCACGACCACAACCACAACCACAACCATGAACATAGTCACGACCATGGGCACGACCACAATCATGCTCATGACCACAATCATGCTCATGACCACAATCATGAGCATGATCACCACCATACTCATCATCACCATCATCGGACATATAAAGATATCGTAAAGCTAATTGAGTCTGCTGACTTCTCAAGTGAAGTGACAGAAACAGCATTACAGATCTTTAAGAAGATTGGTGAAGCAGAGGGACATATACATGGTGTGCCTTTGGACAAGGTCCATTTCCATGAAGTGGGAGCTGTCGATTCTATCATTGACATTGTTGGGACAGCTATTTTAATTCATCAATTGGAAATAAAGAAAGTAATCTCTTCTTCAATCCCTGTTGGTACAGGAAGAATTCGTATTGATCATGGAATTTATCCAGTTCCAGCACCTGCAACGTTAGAGATGTTAAAGGGGGTTCCCATTGAGCAGAGTGATGTTCGGTTTGAATTAACGACTCCTACTGGAGCGGCAATCGTAGCGGTTTTAACAGAAGAGTTTAGTACTCTTCCATCTATGGAAGTGAAAGCGATTGGATATGGAGCAGGAACGAAAACGTTTAAAGATCATCCAAACGTACTTCGAGTAGTGATTGGAGAATAG
- the larB gene encoding nickel pincer cofactor biosynthesis protein LarB, with product MLEDILRQVQSGSLSIDEAKGQLSTFENLGFAKVDHHRKKRQGFPEVIYGEGKTKEQILSIIQSIRSNDHDVLATRISKEKAEYILKEYPEFTYNEIAQILFWKDEKKAVASEGYIAIVCAGTSDLKVAEEAAVTAEALGSEVRRFYDVGVAGIHRLFASIEEIQQATVSVVVAGMEGALPSVVGGLVSHPILAVPTSVGYGANFNGLSALLTMLNSCASGISVVNIDNGFGAAYNAVLIHQMAQKGDR from the coding sequence ATGCTAGAAGACATTTTAAGACAAGTACAATCTGGATCATTAAGTATCGACGAAGCAAAGGGACAACTATCAACCTTTGAAAATTTAGGATTTGCAAAAGTCGATCATCATCGAAAAAAGCGTCAAGGGTTTCCTGAAGTTATATACGGTGAGGGAAAAACGAAAGAACAAATTCTTTCAATTATTCAGTCCATTCGTTCTAATGATCATGATGTACTAGCAACAAGAATTTCTAAAGAAAAAGCAGAATATATCCTAAAGGAATATCCTGAGTTTACGTATAATGAAATCGCACAAATCCTGTTCTGGAAGGATGAAAAAAAAGCCGTAGCATCTGAAGGGTATATTGCCATTGTTTGTGCAGGAACGTCAGATTTAAAGGTAGCAGAGGAAGCCGCTGTTACAGCAGAAGCTTTAGGAAGTGAAGTAAGAAGATTTTATGATGTGGGCGTAGCAGGAATCCATCGTTTATTTGCTTCAATTGAAGAAATTCAACAAGCAACCGTTTCCGTTGTAGTGGCTGGAATGGAAGGTGCCCTTCCAAGTGTAGTAGGTGGACTTGTTAGTCATCCCATCCTTGCTGTCCCAACAAGTGTAGGCTATGGCGCGAATTTTAACGGGTTATCTGCATTATTAACAATGTTAAATTCCTGTGCTTCCGGCATTAGTGTAGTCAATATCGATAATGGCTTTGGAGCTGCTTATAATGCTGTATTAATCCATCAAATGGCCCAGAAAGGAGATAGATGA